Part of the Deltaproteobacteria bacterium genome is shown below.
TTGGTCGGCACTTGAAGCACCACCCGCACCGTGGTTTTTTCCGCCGGCTGCAGCGCGAGCTCCGTAGGTTCGACGATCATCCCAAACGGCGTTGCCGGCAGTTGGGCCTGCACGCCCCCGATCCAGCAAAGGCAAAACACACTCCACAACACTCCCCAACCATAGCGGCACTTTTTCATCGCGCGCTGCATAGCACAATGTCAGCTCGATGCAATCGTGCGACAAAACCGTGCACGTGATTGACACCGTTCCCACACTCTCGTAGATTCCGCCGCCATGATGGACGACGCGGCCGCTCCCACACCGACCAGAACGACGCTCCCGAACTTGCTCACCTATTTTCGCCTCGCGGCGGTGCCGTTTCTCATCTTGGCGTTCGTACAACAGTGGTACTTAGTCGCGCTGATCCTCTTCTGTCTCGCCGGCGGCACCGACTTAATCGACGGCTATATCGCACGGCGCTTCAATCAGCGCTCCAGGCTCGGCGCCATCCTCGACCCGATCGCCGACAAACTCTTAATGGCCGTCTCGTTCATCGGTCTCGCCACCGTTCCCGGAGGCAAGATCATCCCCATTTGGTTTGTCGTGCTGGTCCTGGGGAAAGATCTCTTCATCATCGCCGGCATCGGCTATTTTTTGTGGCGCAAAGTCCCGATCGAATACGGGGCCGTGTTCTGGAGTAAAGTGACGACGCTGTTGTTGTTGGTCATCGGCGGGCTGGCACTCATCGACCTGACGTTTCCCGGCGTGGCGATCATTGGATATCCGGTCTGGGACTTCGTCTTTTGGGGAAGTTTCATTGGCGGCGCGTTGTTGATCATCACCATCCTCGAATACCTGCAACGCGGTCTCGAAATCCTGCAACGACCAAGGTAGTCCTATGATTGCTGTCGATGATTGGGGCACGATTCCCTACCGCCTGGCATGGGAACGCCAAGAGGCACTGCGACAACAACGGCTCGCCGACACGATCGACGACACCTTGATCCTCTGCGAACATCCGCGCGTCTTTACGACCGGCCGCCAAGACTGCAGCGCCGATTGGCGCGCCGATGCAGCAACGATCGCACAAGCGGGGATAGAAGTAGTGCCGAGCAATCGTGGCGGACGCGTCACGTATCATGGGCCCGGCCAATTGGTCGGGTACTGCATTTTCAACCTGCATGCCCGCAAGATCGGCGTGCGTGAGTTCGTTACACAAGTGGAAGAACTCCTCATCCGCACGCTGGCCCATTTCCAGATCCTCGCCGGCCGTGACGCCGCGTATCCCGGCGTCTGGGTCGGGCAGCAAAAAGTCGCCGCGCTGGGGCTGCACATCAGTCATGGCGTCACACTCCACGGCTTCGCGCTGAACTACGCCCCGCAATTGTCGGATTATCAATATATCGTGCCGTGCGGCATCCAACAGCGCGGCGTCACGTCGATCGCGGCGCTTCGCGGCGGCAACGCGCCAACGCGCGCCGACGTGGTCGCGACGCTGTGTCGGATGTTGACGGACGTATTTCCGGAACGAAGTAGCAGTTATTCGGCGGCTTCGAACATCGGGCCGACGTTCACTCCCGTCGCAGGCGGCTGTTCCTCGGGGCGAAGTTCGTCGTAAGGCGGGAGGGTCTCAGCCTCTGCGGCCAAGTCGGGCAATGCGGCCAACTGTTTATTCAAATCGGCCTCGGTGACATGTCCTTGGCGTAAATTGCGATCGACCAACCGTTTGTCGAACACTAATTGAGATTCCAGCTGACTGAGTGCCATCGGTAAGACTCCTTATCTTTCCGTCATCCTGAGCGGAGCGAAGGATCCAGTGAACACCATTGGATTCTTCCCGCCGGAGGCGGGCGCGGCGCCTACGGCTCAGAATGACTGCCACACACCATTACTTCCCACGTGACGTGCTTTTTTCAATCTCCATGATGATTTTGCCGTCCTTGAAGATGCGGACGTCGCCGGAGGATTCGCTGATAACAAAGGCCACGGCCTGCGTCAAGGCCGTGATTCCTGCTGCTGCGAGGTGTCGACTCCCTAAACCGCGCGGCAGTTGGGCAATATCGGCCGCGGTGTTCAAGTACCGTCCGGCCGTGAGCACCGTCCCCTCGCTGCCGATCACGAAGGCCCCATCCAGGCCGGAAAACTCCCGAATCGTCTCCTTCAGTCCGGGACTCAGGATATTGCGTTCTTCTTCATCGTAGCCCTTGAACGGATTGATGATCATCTGTTTGGAGAGTTGCCACACTCGCTCCGCGTCCCCGACGACGAAGGTCGTCCCGACCGGCTTCCCTTCGCGCCCCTTTTCCGCTAATTCCATGCTCAGCATCAACACGGCTTGAAAGACCTCTGGCTGAATCGATTCACTGATTTTCCCTTGGCCACGGAACGTCAGGAGTTCGTTCTCCCGCGTCGGGTCGATGAACTGGATCGCATCGAGCGGTTCTTGATCCGACTGCCCGACAATACAGACGATCGGTCCCTCCGCCGTGATCTGCCCGCGCGACAGCGCCATTAACAGCGCCAATTTCATCTTTGCGAGTCGCGTCAGCGCCAACTTCGGCAACGTGACCATCGCCTTCGCGCGCCCGGCCAACGAAGCCTCTTCGGCCTCGGTGAATTCAAATTTTTTCCGTTTGCTGATCAAAATCAGCGAGAACCCGCGCGGGATCGGCTTCGGATAGACGAGATCGTCCAACGAATCGATGAAGAGCAAGGTCGACTTCGCACCACGGCGCACGGCCATCGTGAACGCCGCTTGCAAGATGACGACATTGTCGGGCTGCATGCCGACCGCTCATAGCGAAGCGCAATGGAAATGTCTACGGACCGTTCGGCACCGCACTATTTTTGCAGCAAGCCGTCGATCATCTTTCGCCAACCGGCCTCGCCTAAGTACAGATTCGATAGGCCAGTGCGCATCCCGACGGCCAACGCCTCGCGACTGGGCTGCCGGATCGACGTGTCCGCTTGTCCCACCCACTGCTCCGCGCCCTTGATGATCGCTCCAAAAACCTGATCCTCACGACGCATCACGATCCAGAGATCAATCGTCCGCATGATTTCGGCCAATGGTTTCGCCTCGGCCGGGAGTTCGGCGAACGGATACGTGTTGCCCGCGTACGTGAACAGATTGAGTTTGGCACTGAATCCGACTTCACCAAGTCGGTCATAGACATCACTCTTGCCGAGCGCCGCGTAATGCGCCCGTGCAATGCGGTCGACAAGGCGTTCCAAGATTTTTCCGTGCAAGTCCTTGATCGCCGTTCCCAATACCGTGGAGGGTCCTGTGGTGGCAAGGGCTTCTGACTTCAGGTCCGCAATCGTGTCCGTCATCGATTCGACAATGAGCGCACGGAGATACAGTGTCGCGTGTGGCGGCAAAGTCATCTCCAAAGCCTTCAACAACGGATGATCCGTTGCGAGATAACGATCGAGCAACTGCTCACAGCTGCTGAGTACGCGTGTTTCCAATCCACGCCGTTGTGCGTCCACCGCCGGCTTTGGGGCCGCGACCGGGACCGGCGTCCGTTCCGGAGTTGCCGGCCTCGCGCGCTTTTCCGCTTCCACGCGCGCGCGGATCTGCTGATCGACCTGCGCCTTTTCCAACGCACGCGCGGCATCCCGCACACCGGCCAATTTTTCTTGCGCCGCAGCGATAGCCTCAGAAAATGAGAAGGCCGCAGCTTCACCGCGCAACTGCGCCGAATGATACAAATGATACGCCAGTCGTAACGCCGTCGGTTCGAGCGAACGCCGCGCCTCAGTTGGCACCCCAGCCGTCAATTGCTCCACTCCCTGTTCAAATGCCCGCGCTGCAACGTAACCGTGCGTGCGGACCAGATCCGCGTCACGCTCCAGATAGCCTTGCCCAAAATCCCGACATGCCATCGTTGTCTCGGGGCTGCCCGCATACCGCTCCCGACAATAGTCGGCAATCTCGCGCGCTGCGATCGTTTGGTGCATCACGCGTTTCTGATCTTTCAACACCGCGTCCAAGCACTGCACGGCCTGCTCCCGTCCTCGCGGGCCTGTTGTCGGCGTACACTTTTCGACCAGTGTCTGCGCATTGCGGACCAGCGCGGGATTGACTTGCAGGACACCGACTTCGGCAGAGCATTCCGCGCCCAGCAACGCATCCGGCTCGGCGCTCCCCTTCTCGATTTCCTGCCGACAACCCGGCGAGAGGAGCACGCGGTACTGCTCGTACAGCGGCAAGACATCGATCCGGAGCACGCGACCATTCCGATCATCACCCATAGCACTGCCTCCTTTATACGTGAGGTATCGACAGCGAATGGGAAAAGGTTGCTAACAAAATTAAAATTTACGCCGTTGGGACCGCATGTTAGAAATGTACGGCTATGTTGCTCATCCCTACCCTCTTTCTGCGTCACCAGCATGTCGTGAATCCGGCGCCTGACGCAAAGTCACCGCTGCCGACCGACCCGCTGGCCCTTGGCCGGCAATGGAAAGCAGCTGGTATCGAAATGCTCCATATCGTCGATCTCGACGCCGGTGTCGTCGGCAGTCCGCTGCCCAACCTCCCGCTGATCACGCGACTCGTCACCGAATGCGGCTTCCATTGCCAAGTGATGGGCGGCATTCGCACCGCGGAAACGGCTAAGCGCTACTTTGACCACGGCGTCGCCCGAATCTTTCTGGAATCGATCGCGTACCAACAGCCCACATTTGCCGAGGATCTGGCTCGGCGCTTTCCCGGACGCATCGGCGTGGAGATTGCGGTGCGGCACGGCAAAGTCGCCATCAAAGGGTGGAGCGTCGCACCGCACAAATCCGCCACGGACTACTTGCAGCAATTCCGCGCCAGCGGCATCGCTGCGGTCCTCTATGCCGATGTCAACGAACACGGCATGCTCGCGGCGGAAAACTTTCAGTCGATCCGTGCGTTCGCGCAACAAGCGCAAATGCCGGTGCTGCATCACACCGACCTCGAGACGACCGAACAGCTGGAGCAACTGATCCATTTGGAAAAATTCGGCGTGATGGGCACAATCCTCGGCAAATCCGTCTACGAAGGCAGATTCGATCTGGAAGCGATCGTCACGCTGACGAAAGAGCAGGAACAGATCGCTGCGGCCGACGAAGACACTGTGATGCCTTCATGACCGCGCGCGGGAGGCGAGCATGAGTGCCAGCCAATGTATTTTTTGTCGCATCAGCGCGGGTGAAATTCCGTGCCGCCAAGTGTATGCGACATCCACTGTGCTCGCCTTTCACGATATCCAACCGCAAGCCCCGACCCACATCCTGCTCATTCCGCGGCTGCACATCGCGACGCTCAATGATTTCCCAATCGAGCAGCGTGGCTTGGCCGCCGACCTCATCGCGGCCACACAGCAGATCGTGCGCGACCTTGGATTGGCCACACGCGGCTATCGCGTAATCATCAACACCAATGCCGATGCCGGCCAGGAAGTCTTCCATCTGCACTGGCATATTTGCGGAGGTCAGCCGTTGGGGAAGATGCTCACAATTAATAGGGCGCAATAGGGAGCACATATGGCACAGGCGTCACCAACTATGGACCTTGCGACATCGCGGACATTGGTTTCGACCAACCCCGCCACGCTGGAACGGCTTGGTGAAGTCCCGATCACGGCGTCCGCAGACGTCCACGCGGCCGTCGCACGCGCGCGCGCGGCGCAACCCACGTGGGCCGCGCTTTCGTTCGCCGCACGGCGAGACTGCTTGCTACGTGCGCGCGAGTATTTGCTTCAACATCTCGACGCGTTCGCCCTGACGATCACACAAGAAAACGGCAAACCGTTGGTCGAGGCCCTAACGGCGGAACTCTACCCCCTCGCCGATCTGCTCTATTATTTTGCGCACCACACGGCCACGTTGCTGCGTGGAGAATCACTCCCGACCGGCCTGATGCGGCTGTTGGGACGCACGTCGCGGCTCACCTATCGCCCCGTCGGCGTGGTCGGCATCATCGCCCCGTGGAATTATCCATTTTCCATCCCCGCCGGCAGCGTGGCAATGGCCCTGATGGCCGGCAACAGCGTCGTGCTGAAACCCTCCTCCGCGACGCCGCTGGTCGGGATGCGGGTCGCCGAGCTGTTCGAGGCCGCGCAATTACCGAGCGATGTCTTCATCCACATCCCCGGCGACGCCACGACGGGACAGACATTGTGCGAAACGCGACTCCACAAACTCATTTTCACTGGCAGCGTGGGTGTCGGGAAAAAAGTCATGGCCGCATGCGCGCAAAACCTCATTCCGTGCGTGTTGGAACTCGGCGGCAAAGACCCGATGATCGTCCGCGCCGATGCCGACCTCGATTTCGCCAGCAGCGGCGCGGTCTGGGGGGCCTTCACCAACGCCGGACAATGCTGCGCCTCCGTCGAGCGCGTCTATGTGCATCAGGCGGTCGCGGAACGCTTTATCGAACTGGTGGTTCGCAAAACGCAGCAACTCCGCCAAGGCATCGGCACCAACGCCGCGGTCGAAATCGGCCCGCTCACCACGGCTGCACAATTGGCCATTGTGGAACGCCAAGTCGAAGAGGCGCGCGCGCGGGGAGCACAGATCCTGACGGGCGGTGAACGGAACGCCGCATTCCCCGGCTATTTCTATCGCCCCACCGTGCTCACTAATGTGGATCACAGTTTTGCCGTGATGCGCGAAGAAACATTCGGCCCGTTGCTTCCGATCATGACCTTCAGTGATGACCGCGAAGCCGTACAGCTCGCCAACGACACCACGTTCGGCCTCACGGCGTCGGTCTGGAGCCGCGATCGCACTGCGGCCGAACGGATGGCCAAGAGAATCCATGCCGGCACGGTGACGATCAACGACTGCCTCTACACACACGCGATCTGTCAAACCCCATGGGGCGGCAGCGGCGAGAGCGGATTTGGGCGAACGCACGGCAAAGTCGGTCTGATGGAATTGGTCGAACCCCACCACATCCACGTCAACACGTCCGCGCCGCGCAAAGACCTCTGGTGGTATCCGTATGGACAGCGTGTCTACGACCTGTTTCGGGTGATGGCGCGCACCGCGACCGGCGGATGGTGGCAGCGCCTGCGAAGTCTCCCGACGCTGCTGCAAAGTCTCAAATTGCCGAAATCATAATCCGTGAAACAGCAGCCACGTCAGCACGCCGATGACCACAACCGTGGTCACCAAGGACACGACGGTAAACCATCGTCTGGCACCGAGACGTTCTTCACGATCCCACTTCCACCACGGGACGAAACGACTCGGCAACTCATCGCCCACTGCTTCCTCGTCGCTGAGCAGCCCGCGCCAGCGACCAGCCGCGCCACCGACACGCGCACGCTCCGACTCGCGCGCTTCTGCAGCACGCGCTTCGGCCGTCGGCACTCCTTGTCCCAGCGGCAGGCCTAAACGCTGCGCCACTGCTTCCTCCGTCTTGAGCGAGGTAAAAATCCCCGCGCTGTCGCGGGTCGCAAAAATTTCTGCCTCCGCTCGCGCATGACCGATCGCAAAATATTCCAACAACTCCTGCTGCACACCGGCCGCAATCACTTGCCGCGGCAGCGAGGCACCCGGCTGCAATCCGCGCACAAACCCCATCACGTGGGCAAGTTCCACATCGAAACGCGCAAATTTCTCGATCTGTCCGGTCTGGAGCGCCAAATCCCCAATCATCACCCCTTTCCCTTCGGAACCACTTTTTCCGACTAAACCGCGAAACACCATCGCGTCGCTTGCCACCGACTCCATTGAAACTTGCTTCTTTTCCGTCCGCGGCAGGAATTGTCGGAAGAAGGTCTTCCATTGCGCCGCCGTCTTTTGCAAAAATGTCGGGGGCTGATCTGGCGCCTCTTTGACGAGCTTCGCGCCCTGTTCGAATCGCTCCACAATCTTCGCTTCAAACTTGGACAACTCACGCCCCCCACTCGGCGACTCTGCGCCCCCCGGCTGCGGGAGCTCCGATACCGTTCCCACATCCCGCGTTTTCAGCTCACCGCCCGAGCTCGCCGGCCCAGTCGCCGAATGCGCGCTTCCGCCCGCTTCCGGCGCGGCTTGCTGGGCCGACTCCGCACGCCCCGAACGTCCCTCGCCGCGCGTCGGCGCACGCGCTGCATCAGCGGGAGCTTCCGCCTGCCCGCGGTCACTGCCGCGACGCGCCCGCTCTCCGCGCCGATCCTGGACTGTCCGCCCACTCCCAGGGAGACGAAACGTGTGTTGGGTGGCTTGTTCCAGCTTGCTCGCGATGGCCCGAATGAATCGCTCCAGCAGACCGCTGTGGCGAAATTGATCACGACGCGCCGGCTCACGCCCAGTGGGCATCTCCCGTTGCACCGGCGCCCGCGTCCGCTCTTCCACACGCGGCCCTGCGTCCGCCGGCTCCCGTCCTTCCCGTCGCTCAATCGGCCCGATCCGGTCGTCTCGTCCCATGCCAGACCATCATAGCGATTCACCCGTCGATTCGGAAGCAGGAATATGCTAGGCTCTCTCCATCCAGGGGGGGATACATGGCCATGACACTCAAAGAACTGCTCGAGAAGGCCCTCGCGGTCAACGCGTCCGACCTCCACGTCGGCGCCGGCTCCCCACCCCAAATCCGCGTCGACGGCAACCTCAAGACCCTCGAAGGATATCCGGCCCTCACTGCCGAAGACACGCTGCGCCTCTGCTGTGAACCGATCAGTGCGGAACAACGGGAAAAAATTAAGACCGCGCGCGAACTCGATTTTTCGTTCGGGATCGGGGAACGCTGCCGGATCCGCGCCAACATTTTTTGGCAACAGGCCAGCATGGCCGGGGCCTTCCGCCAAATCCCCTTCCGCATCCCCACGATCGAAGAGTTAGGGCTCCCGGACATCCTGATCCACTTGACCGAACGTACGCGCGGACTCGTGCTCGTCACCGGACCGACCGGCAGCGGAAAATCCACAACGTTGGCCGCGTTACTCGATCGGATCAACGAACAACGACACGACCATATCATCACGATCGAAGATCCGATCGAATATCTCTACGTGCAAAAAAATTGCGTGATCGCGCAACGGGAAGTCGGCAGCGACACCGACAGCTTCTCGCTCGCGCTCAAATACGCATTGCGCCAGGATCCGGACGTCATTCTGGTCGGAGAAATGCGCGATCTGGAAACGATCCAGAACGCCGTCACCGCAGCCGAGACGGGGCACTTAGTCTTCGCAACCCTGCACACCAATACGGCCGTCCAATCGATCGACCGCATCATCGACGTCTTTCCGCCGCATCAACAACCCCAAGTCCGCACCCAGCTTTCGTTCATCCTCGAGGCCGTCGTCACGCAGCAACTGATGCCGCGCAACGGCGGCGGACGCGTGCTGGCGCAAGAGATCATGGTGCCGAATGCTGCTATTCGGAATTTGATTCGGGAAAATAAGACGCACCAGATCTACGCCTCGATGCAAGTCGGCCAAGACAAATCAGGGATGCTCACGATGAACCAAGCGTTGGCGAATCTCGTCAGCCACCAAGTGATCCCGTTCGAAGAAGGCGTCCGCCGGAGCACCGATCGCGACGAGTTCATGCACTTGATGGAAAAATTCCGCACGATGGGACCCGCCGCACTCGGACGCGCTGTGCAGCCAGGCGGTGCAGCGGCAGCAGATGACCGGATGAAGACCCTCGGCCGCCAGCCTGCCCAAAAGGGGTAAACTCCGTTATCGCGTCCGCATCAGTACGGCCCGCAACGAGTCCTCACTATTGCCCTGAATCGTCACGCTGGACGGCGGTGTAGCAAGATCATAGTACGCGCCGGCTGAAGCAGAAATGCTCACATTGCCGATCGACCCGACCTCCAACGCACCCACCCCAGACAACAACGTACCGCGCCCATCTTCGGTTTCACAGATGAGACAGACCCCTTGGTAATGATTCGTCGTGCTGTTGAAATTCCGCCCTTCGTAGACATAGCGGCTATCGGTGGTCACGTCCGCGTCTGTCACCGCAATGGCCACGCCCCAGCGGAAAATAAATTCGTCCCATTCATCGAAACTCCCACTCGACCCTGCAAAAGCCGATTCCACATTCATCACCCCACTCTGTGGCGTCTGTAATAACGTGCGCAAGAAACCGTTCCCATCCGCTGCCTGCTCGTACAAGAAGCGGAGGAAGAGATATCCGGCCCCCCGCTCCGCCAAATCAGGAGAACTTGTCGGAATCAACCCCGCCGAATACGTCTCCGCCAAGAAGAGTTCTATGCGCGACGGATTCTCTTGTCCGTAGCCGACGACATCTTCAATCAAATGCGACATCGCCTCGTTCAACCACGTTGTCTCGGCCGTGCCGTCATTTTCTAACACGTGATAATAGTAACTGAGCAGATGCTGCACCTCGTGCGGAATCACGGCGGAGAGGAGATTAGATAATGCAAAATCGGTCGGAATCGGCGTTCCGTAAGTCCCGGCTTCATCCGGTACCAGTGCAAACACGATCTCTTGTTCATTGCTGGCCGGATTGCTCCCCGTTTGCGGCAGTAGATCGCCGGCAAAGAAAAATCCGGTCACGATCCCACCCCCACTCCCACCAAGTTGATTGACGGCCTTCGTGAGCAGAACCGTAATGACGCCATCCCCATTCATATCCGGCGGATCACCGAGGATCGAGAATTCGGTGGTCAGCGAACTCTCGTATTGGGAGCAGAGTGCGAGCAATTGCTCACTCGTCAGAGCGGACGGCACCTCGTCATCCAGATAGACTGCCACATGTTGGTTGACGCATTTCACCGTGGCATTCACCGTGCGATAGGCCGAAGTCGAGTAGAGCGAGGCGAGCACGCGAAAGCTTTCCGACTGTCCGACTTGGACGGTTTTTACGATCGACTTGGCGAGCGACACAGCGCCGCGCTCCGCCGTCTCACTCGGCAACTCTCGTTCCGCGTCGCGCAGAAAGGCGTCGAATCGTTCTTGGATATCGACCGCGCCATCGATGCCGGCCGACTTTGCGGTCGACGGCGGAGTCAACCCCGCGTCGGCGACACTGGCCGTCAGACTGCCTCCGTTCGTCAACGTCGATTGAATCAGTAACAGATACTCCGCCCCGGAGGCCCCACTCGACAGATCGAGCGTGGTCGCTGCGGCGGAGAGCTCAACCGCATAGAGATCGCCGGGATTCATCGCGGAGATACTGCTGGCAATGCTCGTTGCCCCGGCGGCTTCGTTCCCCTCCGTCACGGCGCTACGGCTGGTTGAACTGGTCGTCCCCGACGGACTCCCACAACCCGCGACCAAGAACAATGCGACATACAAGGGTATCCCCCACCGTACCCCTGTACGTCGACATCGGACCTCGCTATGTAGGTTGCTGACCTCCACCCTAAGTCGGATAATCAGCAAAGGCCGTGCCGACCATCACTTCTGCGACGCACAGCTGAAAATAGTGTTATATATTATTTATTTGTACGATTATTCCGCTGGGCAACACTAATGCGCGTCGGAGAACAATTCAGGTTATCCGACACCCGATTAGCGTGTCGGCAAGCATATATGCTGTTTTATTACTGATAGTTACGCAGGAATTTCGAAATGAGCCATTCAAGTATTATTCGACCCAGATTAAATCCAGATGCATTGAGCCACCCAACTTTAAAACCATTCGATGGGGACAGGTACCGTCAAATGCCCATATTATGGGCATTTGACGGTACCTGTCCCCATCGGAGAGAGATAGGTTACGGCGCCTGGCTATTTAGTTCGGATCAGGACCGCCCCGAATTCTCCGCTGCCACCTGCCCAGAGCGTCACGCGCTGCTGTGCGCCGGTCACGACGTAGTACTGCACGGCCGCGGGCGCGAGCTGGGCCGTGGAATGGCCGGTATAGAGCAGCGGTTGCACGCCGGCGAGCTCCGTCCCACGAAAATCTTCCGCCGCACAAATCGTGCAAACGCCGCTGAACAGGCCCTGCTCCGCATCCCACGCCCGTTCCGCATATTGATACCGCGCATCCTTCGTCAAGCCGGTGTCATTCAGCGCCAACGTCGCACTCCAGCGCATCATGAACTCCGCAAATTGGTCAAACCCATCATTCGTAGACCCAACGGCCGCCTCGAGGTTCGCCACCCCCGATTCACTGCCATGCAGCAATTCCCAGACAAACTCCTGTCGATTGCCGACTTGCTCGTAGAGATAGCGGAGAAAGAGAAAAATACCGCCACGGGCGACCAAACCCGGCGAGGTCGGCGTCACAATCGGATTGCCGGCAGTCCGCTCCAAATAAAGGGCATAGCGCGACGGATTTTCCATCCCCATCCCCAATAGGTCTTCTGCCAAATGCGAGAGCCCTTCGTTCAGCCACGATTCTTCCGGCGCCCCTTCACCCGCTAAGACGTGTTGGTTGTAATTGATCGCGTGTTGCAGTTCATGCACGAGGACCGCCGGAATCAGGTTCTGCAGCGCCAAATCACGGCCGATTGGGACGCCATAGTCACCATCCGGGTCCGGCACGAGGAGATAAATGATCTCCTGTTCGTTACTGACGGGATTCCGCTCTGCCCGCGCCAACAAATCATTCGCGAAGAAAAAACCGGTGATAATGCCGCCGCCCGAGGCCCCGAGCCGATTCACTTGCGGGGTCAGAAAGACCGAGACCTTGCCGTCGTCGTTGATGTCCGACGGCGCACCGAACAGCCCGACTTCTTTCTCGAGCTGCCGGTCGAAGCGCCGACAGAGGGTTTCGATATCGGCATCGGTTAACGCAGCACTGCGACGGCTCACTGCGGTATCGACAAAAAAGACGACGTTGTCGCCGACACAACGGACCTCCCCGGTCGGCTCTGCATATTGCGAGACGGAATTCAGATTGCTGATCACGCGGAATGCGCGTTCATCGCCAACGACATAGTCGCTGCGAGTACCGGCCGCCTTGCTGAGCAGGGCTGGGCTATCATCCAACGGCTCGCGTTCCATCGCCGTCTCCCAGAGACGCAGCTGGGCATCGAACACTCCTTGGAGATCCCAGTCTTCAACTTCCGCAGCCACATCGGGGATGCTCGCGTTGAGATCGGCCGCGGTCCCCTTTGCTGCCACCGGAATGGCCGACTCATTCCCGACCAATTGCACTTGGGCCGCGGCGCCTCGCACCCCGAGATTCATCACGGCCAGCGCATATTCGGCATCATCGCTAGCACCGCTCAAATCGATCGCGGCAGAGGCCCCGCCTTTGAAGGTCAGTTGGTACAGATCCCCTGGCTGCATCGCGGCGGGGTTCGCCACCGTATTGGTCACCGTCGCCGGTTCGCCATTCCCGACCGAAATTCCAGCCCGGGCTCCACTCTCCGAGGTGCCACCACATCCCGTCAGCAGAAAAAACAACCCCATTACACTACTTACTGACAATACAATGGGTTTTTTTCCGTGTGGCATTTACCCCCCTTTTGGAGAGGAGTAAAAGCAATGCCTGTGCCACAGAGGGTTTTTTATGACCCTATTTTATTTGACCTTATTTATTGAGATACTAGAGGGACAATTAGGCATTTATTGCGGTAGAGAAAATAGAGAACACGACCCCATTAATTATTAAAATGCATCATAATGATAAAATTAAGTTAACTTATTAATTTTAAAAAGACATTATTCTGACGATGACGCGGTGCGCAGTCAATTTGGCGGAACATCGGATAATAATCAGCGAGGACCCGTTTCGCGGGCGTAGACTTCGATGATGCGGTTCAGTCCGGCACTCTCGAAAATGGCGGAACGGAATTCGCTGAGGTCGAGGCGGTCGGGAAAAATGAGATCAATCGCTTGTGTGGTCCCGATCTCGACCAGCAGCGGGTATTCGATCAATTGACGTAAGCGCGCCGGCAACTTGG
Proteins encoded:
- a CDS encoding CDP-alcohol phosphatidyltransferase family protein; the encoded protein is MMDDAAAPTPTRTTLPNLLTYFRLAAVPFLILAFVQQWYLVALILFCLAGGTDLIDGYIARRFNQRSRLGAILDPIADKLLMAVSFIGLATVPGGKIIPIWFVVLVLGKDLFIIAGIGYFLWRKVPIEYGAVFWSKVTTLLLLVIGGLALIDLTFPGVAIIGYPVWDFVFWGSFIGGALLIITILEYLQRGLEILQRPR
- the lipB gene encoding lipoyl(octanoyl) transferase LipB produces the protein MIAVDDWGTIPYRLAWERQEALRQQRLADTIDDTLILCEHPRVFTTGRQDCSADWRADAATIAQAGIEVVPSNRGGRVTYHGPGQLVGYCIFNLHARKIGVREFVTQVEELLIRTLAHFQILAGRDAAYPGVWVGQQKVAALGLHISHGVTLHGFALNYAPQLSDYQYIVPCGIQQRGVTSIAALRGGNAPTRADVVATLCRMLTDVFPERSSSYSAASNIGPTFTPVAGGCSSGRSSS
- a CDS encoding DNA integrity scanning protein DisA nucleotide-binding domain protein, producing the protein MQPDNVVILQAAFTMAVRRGAKSTLLFIDSLDDLVYPKPIPRGFSLILISKRKKFEFTEAEEASLAGRAKAMVTLPKLALTRLAKMKLALLMALSRGQITAEGPIVCIVGQSDQEPLDAIQFIDPTRENELLTFRGQGKISESIQPEVFQAVLMLSMELAEKGREGKPVGTTFVVGDAERVWQLSKQMIINPFKGYDEEERNILSPGLKETIREFSGLDGAFVIGSEGTVLTAGRYLNTAADIAQLPRGLGSRHLAAAGITALTQAVAFVISESSGDVRIFKDGKIIMEIEKSTSRGK
- a CDS encoding histidine triad nucleotide-binding protein, which produces MSASQCIFCRISAGEIPCRQVYATSTVLAFHDIQPQAPTHILLIPRLHIATLNDFPIEQRGLAADLIAATQQIVRDLGLATRGYRVIINTNADAGQEVFHLHWHICGGQPLGKMLTINRAQ
- a CDS encoding aldehyde dehydrogenase family protein, whose translation is MAQASPTMDLATSRTLVSTNPATLERLGEVPITASADVHAAVARARAAQPTWAALSFAARRDCLLRAREYLLQHLDAFALTITQENGKPLVEALTAELYPLADLLYYFAHHTATLLRGESLPTGLMRLLGRTSRLTYRPVGVVGIIAPWNYPFSIPAGSVAMALMAGNSVVLKPSSATPLVGMRVAELFEAAQLPSDVFIHIPGDATTGQTLCETRLHKLIFTGSVGVGKKVMAACAQNLIPCVLELGGKDPMIVRADADLDFASSGAVWGAFTNAGQCCASVERVYVHQAVAERFIELVVRKTQQLRQGIGTNAAVEIGPLTTAAQLAIVERQVEEARARGAQILTGGERNAAFPGYFYRPTVLTNVDHSFAVMREETFGPLLPIMTFSDDREAVQLANDTTFGLTASVWSRDRTAAERMAKRIHAGTVTINDCLYTHAICQTPWGGSGESGFGRTHGKVGLMELVEPHHIHVNTSAPRKDLWWYPYGQRVYDLFRVMARTATGGWWQRLRSLPTLLQSLKLPKS
- a CDS encoding type IV pilus twitching motility protein PilT, which produces MTLKELLEKALAVNASDLHVGAGSPPQIRVDGNLKTLEGYPALTAEDTLRLCCEPISAEQREKIKTARELDFSFGIGERCRIRANIFWQQASMAGAFRQIPFRIPTIEELGLPDILIHLTERTRGLVLVTGPTGSGKSTTLAALLDRINEQRHDHIITIEDPIEYLYVQKNCVIAQREVGSDTDSFSLALKYALRQDPDVILVGEMRDLETIQNAVTAAETGHLVFATLHTNTAVQSIDRIIDVFPPHQQPQVRTQLSFILEAVVTQQLMPRNGGGRVLAQEIMVPNAAIRNLIRENKTHQIYASMQVGQDKSGMLTMNQALANLVSHQVIPFEEGVRRSTDRDEFMHLMEKFRTMGPAALGRAVQPGGAAAADDRMKTLGRQPAQKG